The following proteins are co-located in the Planococcus plakortidis genome:
- a CDS encoding DUF2382 domain-containing protein, with amino-acid sequence MQKHGHKLIGTFDVQAEVIHEIGELKAQGYKEEDMYVVALNGQQLQMVQGQTDVHLNTDKGDFMDKFKSFISGEDPTKDALKQMGLSDSEADEYYKQVQSGKLVLYVDSEYGMNYQNFDAAAASLSGNKHSPDGRHLSDTPDLEDERKMELHEERLAVDKDWVETGSIDIRKKTVEEQQELEVPYEREEAEVERRPVNQELADYESSGHSAEPYEKDGLWHIPVIEERLEVRKVKYVSEEIIVHKRKVQETKHISETVQRETVDIDENNVQRYEKP; translated from the coding sequence ATGCAAAAACATGGCCATAAATTGATCGGCACATTCGATGTGCAGGCGGAAGTGATCCACGAGATCGGTGAATTGAAAGCACAGGGATATAAAGAAGAAGATATGTACGTCGTCGCTCTGAACGGCCAGCAACTGCAAATGGTGCAGGGGCAGACGGACGTTCACTTGAATACGGATAAAGGCGATTTCATGGATAAGTTCAAATCGTTCATTTCAGGGGAAGACCCGACCAAGGACGCGCTGAAGCAGATGGGCCTCTCCGATTCGGAAGCCGATGAGTATTACAAGCAAGTCCAAAGCGGCAAGCTCGTGCTTTATGTCGATAGCGAATACGGGATGAATTACCAGAATTTCGATGCCGCAGCAGCCAGCTTATCCGGAAACAAGCATTCGCCTGATGGCCGACACTTAAGCGACACACCCGATTTGGAAGATGAACGGAAGATGGAACTGCACGAAGAGCGCCTCGCGGTCGACAAGGACTGGGTCGAGACTGGGAGTATCGACATCCGTAAGAAAACAGTCGAAGAACAGCAGGAGCTCGAAGTTCCATATGAACGGGAAGAAGCCGAAGTCGAACGCCGTCCCGTCAACCAGGAGCTGGCGGATTATGAATCCAGCGGCCATTCCGCCGAGCCTTACGAAAAAGACGGGCTCTGGCACATTCCCGTGATCGAAGAACGCCTGGAAGTCCGCAAAGTGAAATACGTCAGCGAAGAGATCATCGTCCATAAACGCAAAGTCCAGGAAACGAAGCATATCAGCGAGACGGTGCAGCGGGAGACCGTCGATATCGACGAGAACAATGTCCAGCGCTACGAAAAGCCATAA
- a CDS encoding Yip1 family protein, whose amino-acid sequence MNKPAAYAELNPFTAIWTRPRETVRYVIEEKTTRFIVLLLALVGFAGALSGASGGEQMFPAVGVIVGSLLLGPLSAVAGIAIISGIYKLLGKLFGGVGTYAEMFRAVVTASIPQVWLLPMWLVWLITSPSTFYTEIDPVSAQPDTGLGLVVGLLLLTIVIVVGIWTFVIQCKAVGEAQRFSAWKGFFVIMIPSVLVAIAVITLLSLVLFAAF is encoded by the coding sequence ATGAATAAGCCGGCTGCATACGCTGAATTGAATCCGTTTACAGCCATTTGGACGCGTCCCCGCGAGACGGTACGTTATGTCATCGAAGAAAAAACCACCCGTTTTATCGTTTTGCTCCTGGCACTGGTCGGATTTGCAGGCGCGCTTTCCGGTGCTTCGGGCGGGGAGCAGATGTTTCCGGCTGTCGGGGTGATCGTGGGATCCTTGCTACTCGGGCCGCTTTCTGCAGTCGCGGGAATCGCCATCATTTCGGGCATTTATAAGTTATTGGGCAAATTATTCGGCGGTGTCGGGACGTATGCGGAAATGTTCCGCGCAGTGGTCACGGCGAGCATTCCGCAGGTTTGGTTATTGCCGATGTGGCTGGTCTGGCTCATCACTTCACCATCGACCTTCTACACGGAAATCGATCCTGTTTCGGCACAACCCGATACAGGGCTCGGCTTGGTCGTCGGCCTGCTGCTTCTGACCATCGTGATCGTTGTCGGTATCTGGACTTTCGTCATCCAGTGCAAAGCGGTAGGGGAAGCGCAGCGATTTTCAGCCTGGAAGGGGTTTTTCGTGATCATGATTCCGTCCGTGTTGGTGGCAATAGCTGTCATTACCTTGCTATCGCTAGTGTTGTTTGCGGCATTTTAA